DNA from Triticum aestivum cultivar Chinese Spring chromosome 7D, IWGSC CS RefSeq v2.1, whole genome shotgun sequence:
ATTTTCTTCACTGAACAATGGATACTCGTATTGTAATGATGGAATTGTTGGCTGTGAAGAGTAGTGTGGTCATTAGTAATACTGTGCAGAAATATCAAAAGCTATTTGATATtgtatattattattttttggccTTGCAGATAGGTTCCTTTCAACGATGCACTCCTTATGTAATCATAGTATGCATTAAAGCTAAATAAGCATTGaagtacaaaaatatgttcctGCTATGCACCATGTAACAAAATGTATACGCTGCTATCCGGCTTAAAAGGCCCACGCGTATCCCTAGGTCGACAATTGAACCAACATAACACGAGTTATGTATCACAACAGATATACCATTGAAAACTTTAGATGCTATATTTTCTAATGATATACAACAAATATACAATGTGATATACAATTTATATTACATTCATCGAATTGGCGATCTAGGGATACGCGTGGGACTTTCAAAGCAGAAAGGAGGTAGTATTAGTTAAAGCATTCATGTTCTAATTATTAAAAGATCTAAACTAATTAGGAGTACAAGCCTAATTACCATTTTGTTAGACAAAAGCACAACTCATAAGGGGCAGGGCTGTACAGCAGAGCAGTAGATTGCTATGCGAGAGAAAAAGCAGACTGAACATCCTTGACTTTGAAACACTGCTATATCAGAAATTGTTTTTGTTTGCTTTGTGATCACATTCCGTTTGAAAGTTTTTTTTGGCTCATAATTGACTTATTTGCCCTAAATTTAATTTTATTTAGGGTAGAGGTTCGGAAGAATTGTCTGCTGAGCTCTCTGTTGGGCTGCAAAGATGTTTACTGGGTGGTAAAAGTGGTGCAGGTAACATACAGTTTTATTGTTCACAATTAATTGTGTCTCTCTTATCTTTTTTAATAGACGTCTCAGTCTCATATCTTGTTTCGATCTTGCTGGACCCTATTTGGTTGCTTATAGTTGTGACTAAAGAAACAAGTACTGCAAGCCCCTCACGCAGTTTTTGTTGAAGCCTTCATTGGAATTGCAGTGCACATTGATTTCATGCAGCTTTACACTCCTAACTTCTTATACTATACTTGAATATTTCCATAGAAACTTGATATAAAATCTGATACCATTTCTCTTGCCTGATTTCAATTATGCCTCCTTTTTGAACATTGCTTTAAGCAATTTTTTCAGTCCATTTTTTCATACTATTGGAAGTACAACCCTACACAGATATTAACTTTATTACATCAAACTTGTGTTATCAAGTGAATTGCAGTTCGATATTTGGATGCACCAATCCGCAAGCAAAGTTCACTAAGATACATCAACTACAATTTATTTTCCTTAGTTTTTAATAGCTCAGGCATGTCAATTTCACTATTGCCATCAGTCAGTCGCCGATGCGTCGATGGATTATCGCATGGTGTAATTGCCTTTATTTAACCTGAGATGGATTATCTCATGGAATAATTGTAGGCAGGGTTCCGGTTTTCAGCCAAAAGTGCTGCTAACTGGTGGTTACGGATTTTGTGTTCCCGGGCAGGATTTCGTAAACTGGTTCAAGTTCATATGTATAAATTTGAACCTAAAAAAGGTTTTTATAAGAAACTGTGAAACACTTCCTATTCCTGATAGTCTATCGAGATATGCATCACTACAACACTTTTCCATTTAGAACTGCTATAACTTAGCAAGCACATCAGGCAGTAAAGCCTTCTGGACAGCAAGCAAATTAGTCAGATTATTTCCTTCTTCAGAAAGATGTGTATGTTTGTATTTTCTTTACTGTTGTGGTTTTGCACTTTCTGCCAGGTTTGAATAGTGGGTTGTGATTAATTTAGTTGGTAGGAATAGGCGAGGATAGCAAGTCATTTCCAAATGAACAAGCCTATATTTTAGGCAATTGATGGTTATTGGCCAAACATGAATTTAAGTTTGGTTTAGAAACATCGGGCGGTTATCCACCAATGGAAACTGGTGTGGTAATCAACCTGTCCAAAATAGAAAAGTGAAACACTGCCAGCTTATAGGTTCCTCTCCGATCTGCCAAGTTGTGTCTGCTCGTGAATTCCTTGGGTTAACCATTAAGAGAAGATCCTGTTTGGATTTTAGTGATTTAACCAAATTCAGCTCTGTTTCTGATGTCCTCTTCTTTCCTGTACTCAAGAAAACTTCAACGAGAGTGGATTTTCATTATTTTATGTTTTTATATTGTTTTCTTTCTAGAAGACTGCAAATAGACCATCACTTGGTATCAATAACTGTTTCCATCTAATTGACCCCACATGCAACAATGCACATTTCAGGGGCTGCAATCGATTTATCGTCTCTGATTGTTGTTGAGGGAAAAGCCTGCTGGGATCTGTACATTGATGGACTTGTGGTCAGTTCTGATGGTAATTTGCTTGATGCACTGGCGGCTGCGATAAAGGTAGTATGTGGTTTCCATTGCTTCAGCCAATGTATCCCTTGAAGTGTCAAGTTATATCTTTTGTTGAAAGTGTCAGTAAAGTCAGGAGCGTTAATTCAGTATATTTTTTGGTTAATAAGTGTCATCCATTTTCTTGTactccattctactccctccgttcctaaatataagtctttctagatatttcactatggactacatacggatgtatatagacgtagtttagagtgtaggttcactcattttgctccgtatgtagtccatattgaaatctctagaaagacttatatttaggaacggagggagtaatggcTATGGAGAATGAAAGGACTGACTTAGCCATTATGTTGGGATACAAAGAAGGAACAAATGGAAGCATAAGGATTTCCATTATACTTCCTCAGTCCTTTAACTTAAAAAATATAAACTATACGGAACTTCTTTGTTCCTCTGTTTATGTACTGGTAGCTTCAGAGCTTATCAATCCCAGATAAATTTGTTTTGTGCCATTTGCTGGCATCGAAGCAGAACAAATTTGTGAAATATAAATCATGGTTCGTGGAGGCCAGCTATCACAATTTCTGCTGGCTTCCATGCATGAGGTTTTGATGCAAAGCCCCCAGTTTAATCGGTAGTTGAGTTCCTTGGTAGACTTTTAAAGGGTGCTGTTTGAAacaatgtgattttcggaacgtaGAACACGGAGCAATATTGGAATTAGCAAACAAGGCATTAGTTCTAGTTACTTTTGTAAATCTTGGATGAATTGCTTGACTTTGAGTCATTTTCAGCAGTTTCTACTCTCTGTTACATGCGTTGCTATCAAGTATCAACTATTTGTGTTATGCTTGATGATTGTGCTGTGCTGTCTACTGCATATTGCATTGGTTGGCATGATTAAGACAAAAGAGGTTTGTACATTTGCGGAGTACTAATATTCTGTGTACTTATTTGCAGGTAGCTTTGAGTGATACAGGTATACCAAAagttaatgtttctcttaataatGAAACGGATGGGGAGCCTGAGGTTGATATCAGTGATGAAGAATTTTTGCAATTCGACACTTCTGGTGTGCCTGTCATAATTACATTGACCAAGGTATatgatttcctttttctttttctttgagttGTTGCCAAGAAGTATGCTATATTAGTTGCCTGATTATTGAATGGTTTAGAAATCCTGTAGCATCATAATAATCAGTATTTGATAGGAACATGATGGTCATTCAAATTGAGTTTACTATTCAATTCACTTTCAGTTGTCTCCATTTTGATGTTCCAGCGGCAAAGTATGTTTCAAGCTGTTGTGCAGCACCAGTTTCTAGTAAACATTGGTGCTACAATTAGTTTAGTCGAAAAAAGGCCCTCTTTATGTTCCTAAATGCATTCCTGTGTATATATGTATCACATTTGCTGGTTTGTGATATACTTGTTCTTGAGCCAGGTTGGTAAGCACTACATTGTTGATGCCACCTCGGAGGAGGAATCGCAGATGAGTTCTGCGGTTTCCGTTTCAGTCAACAGCCATGGCCAGATATGTGGGTTAACCAAGAGGGGAGGCGCAGGGTTGGATCCAAGCGTCATTTTTGATATGATATCCGTGGCCAAGAATGTAAGCCAACGGTTCTATACTCTACTGGAATCAGCATTCGCAGCTGCTGAAGCAGTAGCGGATGAGTAGAGAAAAAGCATAGAAGATACCGTGATCACGCTGACCGCCCGTAGTTGACCTTGCTAATGCCTCAGAAGAATGTACTATCTTGGTGCCGCAATTGCCAATGTTTTGCACAAGCTTTTGGTTTTGGTGTTATGTTGTGTCGAGTGCCATACGTTGGTGAAATGTTTTGATGTATAATTATTTTGTTGTAGCTGTTCGGAGGTTGGATTAGATTTAAGCATGAAACTCTGATGGTTACTAGTAGTTCAACTGTTTCAGCAGTGTGAGTT
Protein-coding regions in this window:
- the LOC123168189 gene encoding exosome complex component RRP42, whose translation is MVGLSEGEKHFIRGGIAQDLRADGRRRLQFRALTVETGIIPQANGSARVRMGATEVIASVKAELGKPTILHPDKGKVSIYVDCSPTAAPMFEGRGSEELSAELSVGLQRCLLGGKSGAGAAIDLSSLIVVEGKACWDLYIDGLVVSSDGNLLDALAAAIKVALSDTGIPKVNVSLNNETDGEPEVDISDEEFLQFDTSGVPVIITLTKVGKHYIVDATSEEESQMSSAVSVSVNSHGQICGLTKRGGAGLDPSVIFDMISVAKNVSQRFYTLLESAFAAAEAVADE